The window TTCATCTTTTTTCTAGAAATTTCGGGACTCTTGGGATTGTCCCTCTATGGTAAAAAAGTCCAGGAAGCGGTATTGTCTTTGCAAGAACTTCGATGATGGGAGGCAAGTTTTGGGCATGAAAAGTAGTATTAACGCATACTTgaaagtaaataaatagaaattatatAGGTTTAAAGCCAACAGCAGTGGGAAATGACTCTTCAAAGGTACCCTACAGTCATATAAATGGCTTGGCCCAAAATTCCAGAGGTATATAGACTTCATTAGgttcttgtttaaaaaaatggtTGTAAAATACACTGCTAACTGTTTATACTGTGGGCTTACATTTAAAACTGCCCTTTCAGGTTGTACATTAAGTGTGATGGTGGATGTAACAATGACTTTCACCCTGACTGTGTTGGCTTAAACCCAGAGGACATTCAGCAAGAAAAGTTCTTTTGTCCAGACTGCATGGTAAGCCTCATCTATATTACATTAGAAAAGACATGAAAAAAGAAGATGATGTTCAGGGAATTGCTaataaatgtttaaaaaatcatAATGTTGTCGTATCTGGGACAAATCTAGGAAAAGGTGTCTGTGGAAGCTTCGGCCATGACCTGCTGCTTTTGTATTTTGAACCAATCTTAACATACTCTGATGCGCAACCATCAGTGTGGGTAGTGGCTTTGAAATTAAGATAATTGTGGACGCTGCTGTCACCCATCAGGTTACTAATTTGGCCTTGAGTTGATTGCAAAAACAAAACTCTAATGGCCATAAAGCATTCTACATTGAAAAAGTAATAATGAGTCACAGTGGAGTGTTTAATATATGTTGTGGATAAAATTTCAGGAGGTTCAACAGGAAGGACACTCGCACTCACAGGAAGCAGAACATGTGCATCGTATAGATGCAATGGGAAATTGTGTTAACCAATCACCAGGATATGACTGTTGGgtaagttttttaatgatttttaaCTGTAATATTTTACCTGTTGATTGATCATCCTTATTTACCTAATTTGCTTGCGAGGTAGTGCGGTGGTAGTGTTGCTACCCATTGTGCAATCAAGTCATGATGACAAAGGATATGAGCATTTGCCCACACGAGTTGATGGAATAGTGGGAAGAATGTCCACTACTCAGGTGATGCGCCTGGCTTATTCCTGAGTGAGAGAGTAAAattcaaaaaatctttttttcttataAAGTTTTCGTAAGGAGTTTCACTTATAGTACCACAGGAATTTATTGATTTGTTCGTACCAGTGGTACTTTTTTTCCCTATTTATTCTGAGGCTGATCTCTTTTGCAATCTCTAGAGTCGACAATATTGCACTTCGTACACATGCTGCCATCTAGCTTTCACAAAAGCTAATTTGATCTTGCCAGGCTACGTCATGGTTGGTCAATAAGCTTTGACTTATAATTACCCAGGCTCCAATTCTGATAGAATGTGTCATTCAAATTTCATGTTCACCAGCAGCCGAGAGTCACATTGTTACGGCATATCGCCTTTAATTATTGTTGACGTCAGCGCCACCTATATTAGCCTGTGCGCTTTCCGCCATTGTGTTTTCCCGGTACAAAACCTTGCGGTTTTTGCCGATGTAGAAGAAGTCAAATTTAAGGCTAATTGTTCAGAAAAGAGTAGCCTAAAACAGAAGTATGTCAAGATGAATATGTATAGCAACATTAAGTGGCGTAATTTGCCCAAAATAATTAGATCAGTGCTGTAAAACTGTGTCCAACGACAGCGGACGTCTTGTAAAAGGTTAAGACACATGTACCTATCTACCACGCCTAATGTCAAGGCATTGTAGTATCAAAATCGTGGCCACGTGCAATGTTTTTCATATCAGCGTTTTAGAGAGGACATTGTGTCCCTTTGTAGCCCATTTAAAAGCTAGTCTGACAGAGTTATTTGTCTTTGCATATTGGAGTGAAGACTTTCTCCTTAGTACCGTTGAGTGTtctcaggtggcagcaccttgtGGTGGTGTCTTCCAGTTGTCTAATTCTTGTGTCCTGCTAGCTGGACTTTGTAGCCTTTATATATTCATTGTGGAGATGTTAGACAAGTTAAACTGATGTCCTGGGATTTTGGGGATAATTTGGCTTACTTTGGGGTGAAGTTTTtggtggagacattgtcacaacctgggacgctgggttgtcacaacctgtcttcacgctcatgtacacttacattgtacatctaTATCTTGTCTGGCATCTCTGATGTTCTTGGTTATTTGCTAAAAAGACTAAGGAGTCCTtcccattttgtattttcagtttttacgtGAACCTGATGTAGTCAGTCGAAAGATGTACCTGTAACTGTGAATCTGCTGTACTTGACAAAACTACACGGTGATACGCTATTAAACTAAAGAGAAGGATCTTTAGACACGTCGTTCGTCTTCTGTtcatggatgtgactgtctcttacATGGATGATCCTAAGCTGAGAAGTGCATCGCCGCCACAGTAAAAACTCTGTTCAAGACTCTTATCGTAGAATACGGTGAATTCTTAATAAAGAACTTTACCATGTTGTGTGACTTTAACCGTAGTAACTGACTCAGAAGCTACATCATGGCTCAAAGCCAGATTGATCTTGCTAAAAGGGTTAAGTCCGAGAAACTGCTGATGCAGATGCTTACTGCCGAAAAAAGCAAGCTGGAAAAGAGCATACAACAAATGGAAGATGAGCTGAGGTCAAAACGAAGATATTTGACCTCGACTCCGGCAAGTCAGATACCTATTCCAGTGACATTGGTGACACCTGACGCCAGTAACATTGCTGTAAGCGCCCCTCACCACAGTGACGATGGGTGGAGCCCAGTACCCACCCCAAGACGGTCAAAGCCGTCAGCATTGCCACCACAGCCAACGCCTGAGCCAGAGAGGCCCACACCCACTCCAAGACGGTCAAAGCCGTCAGCGTTGCCACCACAGCCAACGCCTGAGCCTGAGCCAGAGAGGCTCACACCCTCTAGAGATCCTCTCAGTCAAGACTCTGAATCGAAAGGAGTTGGTGCAGCAGATGAGAGTATCGCCAAGTTAGCCGAAATCCTTACCGAATTGCAACGTCGGGACCACCTGCCGAGAGTTGAACCAGAAGTCTTCAAGGGTGATCTTCTTCAATATCCGCTATGGAACTCGTCATTTGAGACCATGATCGAAGCTTGTGTTACCTCAGTGACACAGCGATTACACTACCTGAGTAAATATACGGGAGGTGAAGCAAAGGAGGCTATTCGAGGTCTGCTCTCTCAAGGCACCGCAGATGCATACATGAGGGCAAGGTCGCTCCTAAAggaaaggtacggaaataaattCATAACAGCAGAAGCCTACAAGCAAAGAATTGACAGTTGGCCTCATCTTAAGGCGGGAGATGGTAGGGAGTTGAGGAAGTTCGCCGACTTCTTGACAAGTTTTGCTAGTGCAATGAACTCAATCCGTTACCTAGATGGACTTAACAACCCAGATGAGAATAAGAAGATTCTTCGCAAACTCCCACGATATATTGTGGACAGATGGAGCAGGATTATTGATACAAGGCTGAGCAAAGATGATCCATCCTACCCAAGTTTTCAAGAATTCTGTGACTTCATCGTAAAGGAAGCCCGGATCGCATGCAGTCCAGTCAGTCTAAGAGGGGAGGACAGCAGTGGAAAACCAGACAAGGCAAAGGGGACCGCAAACCATTTCAAGTCGAAGACTTTGTCAACAGTTGCAAAATCGTCAAAAACTGAGCCGCAGCCTAAATCAGAACAGACCAGTCAGAAGCCTAAGCCAAAGGCCCGCAAGTGTGCTGTATGCAGTAATCCCCATGGAGTCGCCACGTGTCCAACCTTTGCAGCAATGTCTCTGACCGAGCGAAAAACTACAATCAAGGATAAGGCCCTGTGTTATGGCTGTCTGAGATTCGGGCACCGTCGAGCCACATGTAAAACAAAGCTGACATGTGAGGTGTGCTCAAAACTGCATCCAACTGTACTGCAGGATTACAATGCGGTAGCAATGCCTCAGACAGGCGTTGCCCCAGATAACGCTAACACTAACTGTGTAAAACAAGGACACAGGTGCTCTCATTCGTTAATCCTACCTGTCACCCTGTATCACGAGAAGGATCCAAGAAGAACAGTCGACGTTTACGCCCTCTTGGACCCACAGTCCGACACTTGTTTCGTCTCTGAGAATACAGCCAGAACCCTAGATGTTAAAGGATGTGATGTTACCCTCAGGCTAACAACCATGTTAGCTGAAGCCACTGTTAAGTCTACTAAGGTCACAGGCCTCCGAGTAATGGATGTTGATCGCAATTTGGATGTAGGCCTCCCAGTTACCTACACCAGAGACAAAAGACCTGCTACACATGGGCAGATACCTAGAGCTGACACTTTGAGAACAATTCCCCACCTGGCAAAGATAGCAGACAAGCTTCATCCTCATCAAGACATTGAAATCGGCCTGCTTGTTGGGATGAACTGCCCTCGACTCATGAAACCTAGAGATGTTGTCCCAGGAGGAAACAATGACCCTTATGCCATTTTGACCGATCTTGGTTGGGGAGTCATTGGTATCCTTGACTGCAGCTGTGAAGATGAAAGCCAAATAGAGTCCGCCTGCAGATCAATCAGTACTGAAGGAGGCAGTTGTCACTTTGCATTCAGAACCAAAGGCAAGGAGATAAGTCCAATTCTACTTAGTGAGTGGTTTGAACGAGAATTTCATGAAGACGACTCCGAAGAGAAGATGTCCTGTGACGATAGAAAATTTCTATCCAAGGCACGAGATGGACTACAGCAGTTAGAAAACGGACATTTTCAGCTGCCCCTGCCACTGAAGGATGACAACATGGTCCTGCCCAACAACAGACAGCTCGCTGTAAGGCGCTTAAATGGTCTGAAACGCCGATTACGCCGTGATGAAGCATATAAGGGAAAGTATGTTGATTTTATGGAGGACTTGTTTGTGAAGGGCTATGCCGAACCAGCCCCCAAGGAGACCCCTACAGGCCAAGTCTGGTACATTCCCCACCATGGTGTACTTCATCCcaagaagccagataaactcAGAGTTGTTTATGACTGCAGCGCTGCATATCAAGGACAAGTACTCAACAGCAACCTTCTCCAGGGTCCTGATCTCACAAACAATTTAACTGGCATACTTTGTCGTTTCCGGAAGGAGCCAGTGGCCTTCACCTGTGACATTGAGGCTTTCTATCACCAGGTATCTGTCGCAGAAGATAGTAGAGACCTTTTTCGCTTTCTATGGTGGAAGAACGGGCAGCTAGAAGAAGAGCCGACCGACTACAGGATGACAGTCCATGTGTTTGGAGCCACATCTTCCCCTGGATGTTGTAATTATGCGCTAAAGGCCACAGCAGACAAGTACGAAGAAAAACACGGAAAAGAGGCTGCCGATTTTGTAAGAGATAGTTTCTACGCTGATGATGGCATCCGGTCTGTCCCAACAACCAAGTCAGCCAAGGAGTTAATCGATTCAAGCCGCCAACTCTGTAAGGAAGGAGGTTTTCGTCTGCACAAGTTTGCATCTAATAAGAGAGAAGTATTGGACACCATCCCTGCTGCAGAAAGGGCAAAGAATCTTCAACACGTCAATCTGCTGCAAGACGATCTGCCAGTTGAGAGGACTTTGGGAGTAGAATGGTGCATCCAGTCCGATGCCTTTCGTTTTCAAATCCAGCTCCAAGGCAAGCCGTTGACAAGAAGAGGGATTCGATCTAGTATCAGCTCGGTCTTCGACCCCCTTGGACTGGTGTCGCCACTTGTACTGGTGGGGCGGAGGATTTTACAAGGATTGTGCAGTAGCGGCGCAGATTGGGATGACCCATTGCCAGAGGAAATCAAAATGGAATGGGAGAGATGGAGGCAAGAACTCATGATCCTGGCTGGCCTAGAAATACCAAGATGCTACAAGCCTGAAAATTCTGGTGAAGTCAAGACAGTCGAGTTGCATCATTTTTCCGATGCTAGTTTGGTCGGATATGGGCAATGCAGCTACCTTCGGATGATCGATGAAAACAACAATGTCGACACTGCCTTGGTCATGGCCAAATCCAGAGTCGTTCCGTAAAAGCCCATTACAGTTCCAAGGCTCGAGCTTACTGCCGCAGTAACATCTGTCAAAATTAGCAAGTTCCTGAGGCGAGAGCTGCAATATAAAGACCTTACAGAAGTATTTTGGACTGATAGTATGGTTGTCTTGGGATACATCGCAAATGACGCCAAGCACTTTCATATATATGTAGCAAATCGAGTACAGAAGATCAGGGACAATACAGCTGTGGAGCAATGGAGGCACATCGCAACCGACAACAACCCAGCCGACCTCACATCTCGAGGAGCAAACGCCAGAGAGTTGATCGACAGCCAGCTGTGGTGGAAAGGGCCAGCCTTCCTTTCCACTTTGAAGCCACTCAGTCCTTGCAAGATTGACAACCTTGGTGAAGGGGATCCAGAGATCAAGAAGATGACAACCCTGGCAACTGGAGCTGTAATTGAagctgacataggcctactcccAAGATTGCAGCGATTCTCAAGTTGGTACAAGGCTAAAAGAGCTGTCGCTGTCTGCCTGAAGTTCAAGGAGAGGTTGCTTAATCGGACAGCAAGGTTTTCTACATACAAGCCAGTGACAGCTGAAGAAATCGCTCAAGCTGAGATGTTGATCCTTAAGACAGTCCAAGCTGAGGCTTACTCTGAAGAAATGCCCATTCTTCGAGGAATTAAGGCTGTAGACGACAATGCTGACCAGAAGGGGTCCACAAACCGAGACAGTTGCAGGAGGCGAGACTTAGTTCTGAAGAAAAGCAGCAGCTTGTACAGACTTGATCCTTATCTggatgaaaatgacatcatcagagtCGGTGGACGGATCAGAAGAGCTAACGTTCCGAGGGGAGTCAAACATCCAGTCCTGCTGCctaaagacagtcacatcaccAGGGTAATAGTCCGGCATTTCCACGAAAGGACCGGTCATGGAGGTCGCAACATGACTCTGAATGAGGTCCGAGCCCAAGGATATTGGATAACATCTGCAAGATCCAGCATCACGTCCTGTCTGAGTAAATGTGTCATCTGTCGTAAGCTGAGAGGACCCCCCTTGGGTCAGAAGATGGCCGATTTACCTGAAGATCGCATGAAAGAAGCTCCACCATTTACTTACGCCGCAGTCGATTATTTTGGCCCCTTCCTTGTTCGTCAGGGCCGGAGTGATCCAAAGAGATATGGAGTCTTGTTTACCTGTCTGAGCTCGAGAGCCATACATATCGAGACAGCTAACTCGCCGAGTACGGATTCC is drawn from Lineus longissimus chromosome 1, tnLinLong1.2, whole genome shotgun sequence and contains these coding sequences:
- the LOC135494138 gene encoding uncharacterized protein LOC135494138 — translated: MAQSQIDLAKRVKSEKLLMQMLTAEKSKLEKSIQQMEDELRSKRRYLTSTPASQIPIPVTLVTPDASNIAVSAPHHSDDGWSPVPTPRRSKPSALPPQPTPEPERPTPTPRRSKPSALPPQPTPEPEPERLTPSRDPLSQDSESKGVGAADESIAKLAEILTELQRRDHLPRVEPEVFKGDLLQYPLWNSSFETMIEACVTSVTQRLHYLSKYTGGEAKEAIRGLLSQGTADAYMRARSLLKERYGNKFITAEAYKQRIDSWPHLKAGDGRELRKFADFLTSFASAMNSIRYLDGLNNPDENKKILRKLPRYIVDRWSRIIDTRLSKDDPSYPSFQEFCDFIVKEARIACSPVSLRGEDSSGKPDKAKGTANHFKSKTLSTVAKSSKTEPQPKSEQTSQKPKPKARKCAVCSNPHGVATCPTFAAMSLTERKTTIKDKALCYGCLRFGHRRATCKTKLTCEVCSKLHPTVLQDYNAVAMPQTGVAPDNANTNCVKQGHRCSHSLILPVTLYHEKDPRRTVDVYALLDPQSDTCFVSENTARTLDVKGCDVTLRLTTMLAEATVKSTKVTGLRVMDVDRNLDVGLPVTYTRDKRPATHGQIPRADTLRTIPHLAKIADKLHPHQDIEIGLLVGMNCPRLMKPRDVVPGGNNDPYAILTDLGWGVIGILDCSCEDESQIESACRSISTEGGSCHFAFRTKGKEISPILLSEWFEREFHEDDSEEKMSCDDRKFLSKARDGLQQLENGHFQLPLPLKDDNMVLPNNRQLAVRRLNGLKRRLRRDEAYKGKYVDFMEDLFVKGYAEPAPKETPTGQVWYIPHHGVLHPKKPDKLRVVYDCSAAYQGQVLNSNLLQGPDLTNNLTGILCRFRKEPVAFTCDIEAFYHQVSVAEDSRDLFRFLWWKNGQLEEEPTDYRMTVHVFGATSSPGCCNYALKATADKYEEKHGKEAADFVRDSFYADDGIRSVPTTKSAKELIDSSRQLCKEGGFRLHKFASNKREVLDTIPAAERAKNLQHVNLLQDDLPVERTLGVEWCIQSDAFRFQIQLQGKPLTRRGIRSSISSVFDPLGLVSPLVLVGRRILQGLCSSGADWDDPLPEEIKMEWERWRQELMILAGLEIPRCYKPENSGEVKTVELHHFSDASLVGYGQCSYLRMIDENNNVDTALVMAKSRVVP
- the LOC135494836 gene encoding uncharacterized protein LOC135494836, which codes for MVVLGYIANDAKHFHIYVANRVQKIRDNTAVEQWRHIATDNNPADLTSRGANARELIDSQLWWKGPAFLSTLKPLSPCKIDNLGEGDPEIKKMTTLATGAVIEADIGLLPRLQRFSSWYKAKRAVAVCLKFKERLLNRTARFSTYKPVTAEEIAQAEMLILKTVQAEAYSEEMPILRGIKAVDDNADQKGSTNRDSCRRRDLVLKKSSSLYRLDPYLDENDIIRVGGRIRRANVPRGVKHPVLLPKDSHITRVIVRHFHERTGHGGRNMTLNEVRAQGYWITSARSSITSCLSKCVICRKLRGPPLGQKMADLPEDRMKEAPPFTYAAVDYFGPFLVRQGRSDPKRYGVLFTCLSSRAIHIETANSPSTDSFLNAYRRFVCRRGPVRLLRSDQGTNFVGAKSELAAALAEMDEDGVRRRLLLDGCDWIKFEMNVPHSSHMGGVWERMIRSARNALSALLVTHGDRLDDEMLRTLMVEAEAIVNSRPLTCVDTNSPDTPEPLSPSQLLTIETRVIMPLPGNFQRNDIYCRRQWRRVQYLANEFWSRWRKEFLPTLQERRKWTKSWPSLAIGVIVLVIDDGVARCNWPMGRVLETFPGKDGLVRKARIQAGQSVLDRPVHKLILLLKPATPSVVEDNTDNWD